Proteins encoded together in one Candidatus Binatia bacterium window:
- a CDS encoding VIT domain-containing protein: protein MRREKISPNHRPETTPGKFVRTRIAAIQLIGACLLVAWAAGAEASAANELSGNIPAAQSGDPAGLSRTTGAEPTGTDRAEAEPTEAVVLLNAVEIDNIEDGRLLFRTRARGKFMAGPRSGTHAEISVHGPIVRTTVTQRFHNPTDHWLESIYVFPLPADAAVDSLDVLVGDRHIRGEIHERHMATQLYEAAAQAGHAAAIVERVRHGVFRSNVANIPPSAEIVVRISYQTHAHREGDQWSLTFPTALLPLTDPAPNTSTASEPPPVTPGRAHSARLHDGVAHLTDDPFSIDIRLMPGGPVAAIDSPTHSIRTEDIASEGTVTWSPSGQESHGAHVGHVGHVGHTGHTDHAIHRGHVAHRIQLDGGQAAPGRDFHLNWTVRAANEPTIEAFRERLDQHDFHLL from the coding sequence GGCCTGAAACCACACCCGGCAAATTCGTCCGCACCCGGATTGCCGCAATCCAGCTGATCGGGGCCTGCCTCCTCGTGGCCTGGGCTGCCGGAGCCGAGGCGAGTGCGGCCAACGAGCTGAGCGGAAATATCCCCGCAGCCCAAAGCGGAGACCCGGCCGGGCTCTCCCGGACGACCGGAGCCGAACCGACTGGAACCGACCGGGCCGAGGCCGAACCGACCGAGGCCGTCGTGCTGCTGAATGCCGTGGAGATCGACAACATCGAGGACGGTCGCCTGCTCTTTCGGACACGGGCCCGGGGCAAATTTATGGCGGGACCGCGGTCGGGGACTCACGCCGAGATCTCCGTGCATGGCCCGATCGTGCGCACCACCGTCACCCAGCGCTTTCACAACCCGACCGACCATTGGCTGGAATCGATCTACGTCTTCCCCTTGCCAGCGGATGCCGCCGTCGACAGCCTGGACGTGCTCGTAGGCGACCGACATATTCGCGGGGAAATCCACGAAAGGCATATGGCGACCCAATTGTATGAGGCCGCCGCCCAAGCCGGGCACGCCGCCGCGATCGTCGAGCGCGTGCGACACGGTGTCTTCCGCAGCAATGTGGCCAACATTCCGCCATCGGCCGAAATCGTTGTGCGGATCTCTTATCAAACCCATGCACATCGAGAAGGCGATCAATGGAGCCTGACGTTCCCTACCGCGCTGCTCCCGCTCACCGATCCCGCGCCAAATACGAGCACAGCCAGTGAGCCGCCGCCCGTCACACCAGGCCGCGCTCACAGTGCCAGGCTGCACGATGGCGTAGCCCATCTGACTGACGACCCCTTTTCCATCGACATCCGGCTTATGCCCGGAGGCCCGGTCGCCGCCATCGACAGCCCGACCCATTCCATCCGCACCGAGGACATTGCTTCGGAAGGGACCGTCACGTGGAGCCCCTCCGGGCAGGAGAGTCACGGCGCTCACGTTGGTCATGTTGGTCACGTTGGTCACACAGGCCACACAGACCATGCGATTCACCGGGGCCACGTCGCCCACCGCATCCAGCTGGACGGGGGCCAAGCTGCCCCGGGCCGCGACTTCCACCTCAACTGGACCGTGCGCGCGGCAAACGAGCCCACGATCGAGGCCTTCCGCGAACGTCTGGACCAACACGACTTCCACCTGCTGG